Part of the Paenibacillus aurantius genome, GATCGAGCTGCTTAACCAGCTGGCTCGGGTCACCCCGGAGGAAGCGGGAGAAGCCGGCCGGATCGAGCGTGTCTAGTTGGAGAGTAGGGGGAGGCCGTTGAAATAGATCTTCGCCTGCTGATACGAATGCAAACCCGGCATAACGGATCCCTCGGTAGGGGTGGGTTTCCCGCGTACCTTGGGCTAATCAGGAGGCCAGGGTAGAAGATTCAGGTGACAGGGGATGTAGACTCCGCCGTGGCAAAACGCCCCGAATCCCCTGCCCAACCAGAAAGGCCGTGCCGGCATCCGGCACGGCCTTTCTGTTCCCCCGTCAAGCTCGCTTCCGTTCTATTCCTTCCTTGAAGAAGCTTCCGGTTTCGGGCTTCACCGAGGACAGCCAATCCTGGAACCGGCGCAGGGCGGCGCCTCCGTCCAGCGTTCGGCGTGCCAGAGCCACTCCTTCCTCGATGGAGGGGACCCGCTCCGCCACCCACAGCCGGACGGCGCTGTTCAGGATCACCATGTTCCGGAAGGCGGGCTCCCCTCCGCCCTCGAGGACGCGGCGGGCCGTGTCGGCCTGCCGTTCGGCGGTCCATTCCCATTCGGGAGCCGCTGCCTCCAGGCCGAATACGGCCGGGTCGAGGATCAGCATTTCATGATGCTGTCCTCCCCGGACCATGACGGTCCGCGTCCGCTTCTCGACGGAAAGGTCCTCGGAGCCTTCGACCCCTTGGACGATAATGGCGTTGCGGACCCCGAGTCCGAGCAGAATGCCGGCCATCTTCTCGAACATGGTGCCGTGGAACACGCCCATCGCCATATACGGCGCATCCGAGAAGCGCAGCAGCTTCTCGGCCGTGTTGAAGATTGTTCGCACGCCGATGTCCTCGCGCATGCGGCGGAGTCCTGCCAGCGCGGGGCACCACTTCTCCGTGGGGGCGAACAGAAAGCCCGTGCTTTCCGCCGCCATGGCGAGCCGGTCGCCGGCTGCGCCGGTGAGGTCCGCGCCTAAGGCGGCGAAGTTGTCGGGCAGCGTGATGCCCCACTTCGGCGGAAGCGCTGCGCTTCCGTGGAGCGTGACGGGCAGGCCGCACGAGGCGAGAACGAACGCCGCCGGCACGGTGGCGGCGAAGCTCGTTCGGCGCCCGTCGTACGGCCCCGCGCAGTCGATGCCGCCGGCCATCGGCCAGCGGCGCGAGCGGGCCCGGCACGCCTCCACGAAAGCGGTGAGCTCCTCCGCCGATTCGGTCTTGATGCGCTCGGCCATCAGGAAAGCGCCGATCTGAACGGCGGACGCTTCGCGGGACAGAATGAGCTCAGCCGCTCGCCTTGCTTCCTCGGGGGTCAGGTCCCGGGCTCCTTTGCGGCCTCTTCCGACTTCCTTGATCAGATCCATCATGAGCGGGCTCCTCCTTTATCCATCTGGCGCAGCAGCTGGTAGACCTTGACGATCGATTTCGCGACGTCCACCAGCTTCTTGCGCTCATTCATGGCCTGTTTACGCAGAAACTCATAGGCTTCGGCTTCCGGAATCTTCTTGATCTCGCACAAAATCTCTTTCGCCTGCTCAATCCACCGCCGGTCATTCAGCCGTTCGGTCAATTGGTCGTTCTCCATCCGCAGCCGCTCTTTGCGCCGGAAGCTGAGCAGGCTGATCCCGACCGACCACCGCACCTCGTCCGCGGTCATGGAGGCGGAAAGCATGCCGTCCCATTCCGCCCCTTGGTCATAAGGCACCTCGGGAAGGGCTCCCCCATCATACCACCATAGCAGGGGGAGAGAGGACTGGCGGCGGAGCTCTTCCCCGGCCTCCACCAGCCGTTCGGGCGTGGAGCGGAGGACGACGGCATCCGCCTTCCCCTCTTCGGGGAGCGAGGACAGATCCGGCACCCGCCTGACTTCGTATCCGCAGGAAGCGAGCATCGAATGCGGACGCTTCGCCGGCTCCTGCCGGAGGACCGCGGAATCGGCCGAATGAATTTCATCTATAAGAAGCATAGTCAAAGTCATTCGCTGGTCCCCCTTTTCCTTAATCGTGTTAGGTAACATTACATTTTTAAATAAAAATACCACAAACCAAGCGGAGGTGTCGATACTTTCCGTATAATTTTCGCTTCCAACCTCCCCTTTTAAAAATATATGTTAAGTATATTGACATATTTACTCTATCCATCCTATAATCAAACCAATCTCATATCTTTTCGGGGCACAATGGCGTGTCCCTCTATGGCAAAGGAGCCTATCGGATTGTTAACGATAGGCTCCTTTTTGTCTTTTTTTCATCCGATGCAAGCAAATGCAAACAAATGAAATAAGGGAGGACAACGAAATGGACGCAAAGGCTTTTCGCAAGGCGGGGCATTGGCCCAGCTTGGTATCGGCATTTTTGTATTTTGATGTCAGCTTCATGATTTGGGTGATGCTCGGGGCGCTGTCCCTGTTCGTCACCAAGGATTTCGGGTTAACGGCTTCCCAGAAGGCGCTCATGGTCGCCATTCCCACCTTGGGGGGCTCCATCTTCCGGATCCCGATGGGGGTTCTGGCGGACCGGATCGGGTCCCGCCGGACCGGCATGATCGGAATGGGGCTGACGGTTCTCCCCCTGCTGTGGGGGTGGCTCGGCGGCACGACGCTCAACCAGGTTCACGCCTTCGGCTTCCTGCTCGGCATCGCCGGGGCGAGCTTTGCGGTGTCGCTCTCGCTCGCGAGCCGGTGGTACCCGCCGGAATACCAGGGCTTGGCCATGGGCATCGCCGGGGCGGGGAACAGCGGAACGGCGCTTGCGACGTTCTTCGGGCCGAAGCTGGCGGAAGCGTACGGCTGGCACTCGGTGTTCGGGATGGCACTCATCCCGCTCCTGCTTGTCTTCGGCGTTTATGCGCTGATGGCGAAGGACAGCCCGAACCAGCCGCCGGCCAAGAAGCTGAAGGATTACCTGAACATGTTCCGCTTCGCCGATACGTGGTGGTTCTGCTTCTTCTATTCGATTACCTTCGGGGGCTTCGTCGGCTTCTCCACGTACTTGAGCATCTTCTTCTTCGACCAGTACGGGGAAGCCGTTGTGGCGGGCGGCCTGACGAAGGTTCAGGTCGGCTACATCGTCACGGCCGTCGTCATAGCGGGCAGCTTCTTCCGGCCGCTCGGGGGGTATCTGGCGGACCGGGTCGGCGGCATGAAGCTCTTGGTGGTGCTTTTCGGCCTGATTTCCGTGCAGCTGCTTCTCTTGTCGACGCTGCCTTCCCGGTACCTCGCCCTTCTGCTGTTCATCGGCATGATGATGTGCCTCGGGATGGGCAACGGCTCCATCTTCCAGATCGTGCCTCAGCGGTTTCCGAAAGAAATCGGCGTGGTGACGGGGGTAGTCGGGGCGGCCGGCGGACTCGGAGGCTTTGTGCTTCCCTTTGCCCTCGGTTCTCTGAAGGAAACAACGGGAAGCTTCTCCACGGGCTTTCTTCTGGCCGGCTGCTTTGTTTTTGCCGCTTCGCTCCTGTTCTACCTGAGATCTCTTAACTGGAAGAAGACGTGGGCGGCGGCCGGAAGCGGCGTGAATTATTAACGGGGGAGGACCGCCCGGGAACGGGAAAGGCCTCGCTGGCCGATAAGCGATAGAGAGAAAAAGGAGCGGGGAGAACATGGAAGCAGCCGGAAGTCTGACATCCCACTGCTGCTTCTGCAGCATGCAGTGCGGGATGACGTTGGTTAGGAGTGACCCGAAGGCGGAAATCAACGGGCCGGCCGGATATACGGTTAAGCCGAGTCCGGATTTTCCGGTGGCGACCGGCCGCCTGTGCCAGAAGGGACTGAACGCGCTGGACCACGCCCGGCATCCTTCGCGGATCCTTCATCCCTTTAGAAGGACAGAAGGAAGCGCAGGGGACCCGGCGGCTGCCCAAGGGCCGAAGGAATGGGAGCGGGCTTCCTGGGAGGAGGCCCTGACGGACATAGCCGGGCGGATCCGGGCCATTCAAGGGAGGGCCGGCAAGGATGCGGTCGCCGTCTACGGAGGAGGATCGCTCACGAACGAAGTGTGCTACCTCATGGGCAAGTTTACCCGGGTAGCGCTGCAGTCGAGGTATATCGACTACAACGGAAGATACTGCATGTCCTCGGCGGCGGCCGCCTCGAACCGGGCCTTCGGGCTCGATCGGGGGATGACGTTCCCCTTGAGCGAAATTCCGAAGGCGAAGTACATCATCATCGCGGGGGCGAATGTGGCGGAATGCCAGCCGACCCTCGTGCCTTATCTGATGGAAGCGAAGAAGAACGGGGCGATTCTCGTCACCACCGACCCCCGCAACACGATGACCTCCAAAATGGCGGACCTTCACGTCAGGCTGCAGCCGGGCTTCGATTCCGTCTTCGTGAACGGCCTGTTGAACGTCCTGATCCGGGAGAAGCTGTATGACGCCCGGTTCGTGGCGGAGCGGACGACCGGTCTTGGGGAGGTGGAGGAAGCGGTCCGGCCATTTACCCCGGAGCGGGTGGAGGAGCTGACCGGAGTGCTCGAGGCCGTCACCCGGACGATCGCCCGGGGCTTCGCCAAGGCGGAGACCGGCATCGTGCTGACCGCCCGAGGACTGGAGCAGCAGGTGAACGGCGTGGAGAACACGCTGAACTACATCAACCTCTGTCTCTTAACGGGCAAAATCGGCCGGGCGGGCTGCGGCTACGGAGCCGTGACCGGGCAGGCGAACGGGCAGGGCGGCAGGGAGCACGGGCAGAAGGCGGATCAGCTGCCCGGCTACCGTTCGATTGAGGATCCCGCCGCCCGGAGGCATGTAGCCGGGGTGTGGGGGATCGAGCCTGACGAGCTGCCCGGCAAAGGCGTCTCCGCCTACGAGATGATCCAGAAGATCGACGAAGGGGAGATCCGGGCGCTGATCGTGCTCGGCTCGAATCCGGTCGTCTCGAGTCCGAACAGCCGCTTTGTCGAGAGGGCGCTCGCCAAGCTGGAGCTTCTCGTCGTGGTGGATCTGTTCGAGACGGAAACCGCCTCCCGGGCTCACTGGCTCCTTCCCGGCTCCTCCTTCCTGGAAGGCGAAGGGACGCTGACCAATCTGGAGGGGCGGGTGTTCCACCGGCCCCGGGCCTTCTCTCCCCCGGGAGAGAGCCTGCCGGACTACGAAATCCTCTGCCGGCTGGCGGAGAAGCTCGGACGCGGCGAGTATTTCCGCTATCCGTCCATCGAGGCGGTTTTCGCGGAGCTGTGCCGGGCCTCGGCGGGCGGTCCGGCCGATTACAGCGGCTTGACCTACGACCGGCTGATCCGGGCCAAAGGGGTGCACTGGCCCTGCCCCGCCCCGGAACATCCCGGGACGCCGATGCTGTTCACCGGCCGCTTCGCCCACGCCGACGGCCGGGCCCGCCTGTTCGGGATCACCCCAAAGCTTCCGGCGGAGCCGGCCGACGCCGAGTATCCATACGTGCTGACGACGGGGAGGCTCCCCAATCATTACTTGAGCGGGGTGCAGACCCGCCGGACGGAGGCGCTGCTGAAGAAGGCGCCGGTTCCGGTGGCGGAGGTTCATCCCCGTCTGGCCGCCGCCGTGGGGCTCGGGGTGGGAAGCCGGATCCGGCTCACCTCACGCCGGGATTCGCTTGTGTTCGAAGTGAAGGTGACGGAGGGCATTCACCCCCGGACCATCTTCGTCCCGTTTCATTGGGGCGGGGAGCTGTGCATCAACCGGCTGACGAACGACAAGCTCGACCCCGTCAGCTCCATGCCCGAATTCAAAATCTGCGCCGTCAAAGCTGAGAAGGCCTGAACCCTTGAACGTTCAAGAGCGGGAAGGCATCCGGGACCGGTAAGGCCCCGACAAATCCGAAACGACTGAAGGAGTGATCCTATGGACAGGAAGAAGCTTGTGCTGATCGGCAACGGGATGGCCGGGATGAATACGGTGGAAACGATTCTTAAGCTGTCGGACCGGAAGTTCGACATTACGGTGTTCGGAAGCGAGCCGCATCCGAATTACAACCGCATCCTGCTCTCCTCCGTTCTCGCGGGCAGCGCCCGGGTGGAGGACATCGTCATTAATCCGCTGGAATGGTACGCCGAGAACGGCATCCGGCTTCATACGGGAGAGACCGTCACGGCAGTTGATCCCGCTTCCCGCACCCTCCGCACCGACAAGGGCCGGACGGAGGCTTACGACGAGCTTATCCTTGCCACCGGATCGCTTCCGTTTATGCTCCCGCTGCCGGGGGCGGACAAGGAAGGCGTCATCGCCTTCCGGGACATTAAGGACTGCGAGACGATGATCGAAACGGCTAAGCATCACCGCAAAGCGGCGGTTATCGGAGGCGGGCTGCTCGGACTGGAGGCCGCACGGGGGCTTCTGAACCTCGGCATGGAGGTCAGCGTCATCCATATTTGTGACTATTTGATGGAGCGGCAGCTCGATGCGCCCGCCTCCAAGATGCTGAGGGCCGAGCTGGAACGGCAGGGAATGAGCTTCCTGCTCAGTAAGCAGACCAAGGCGATCCTCGGCGATGCCCGGGTGACCGGCGTCGAGTTCGCCGACGGAACGTCGGTGGACGCGGACCTGGTGGTGATGGCGGTCGGCATCCGGCCAAACGTGAGCCTGGCGAAGGAGAGCGGAATCGGGGTTAACCGCGGAATCGTCGTCAATGACTACATGCAGACGGACCAGCCCCACATCTATGCCGTCGGGGAGTGCGCCGAGCACAACGGAATGGTTTACGGACTGGTCGCCCCTCTCTATGAGCAGGGCGCGGTGCTGGCCAAGACGCTGTGCGGCACGGAGACCCCTCCTTACCGGGGCTCGGTGCTGTCCACCAAGCTTAAGGTGTCGGGCGTCGACGTCTTCTCCGCCGGAGAATTTGTCGACGGGGAGGACACCCAGGCCGTCTGCGTCCACGACGAGTGGAACGGCGTCTACAAGAAGGTGCTTCTGCGGAACCGGCGGATCATCGGGGGCGTCCTGTTCGGCGATACGTCGGAAGGGAGCACGCTCTTCCGGCTCATCCGCACCGGCGCAGAGATGACCCCGGAGCTTCACGCGTCTCTCGTCGGCGGCCCGTCCGCCAAGAGCGGCGCACCGGTTAATGCGGCGGCGGCCATGGCGCCGGATGAGCTCATATGCGGATGCAACGGGGTAACGAAGGAGACGATCGTCCGGGCCATCCGGGAGCAAGGGCTGACCTCAGTGGATGCGGTCAAGGGCTGCACCGGGGCCTCCCGCTCCTGCGGAGGCTGCAAGCCGCTCGTCGGGCAGCTGCTCGAGCATGTGCTCGGGGACGGCTTCGAAACGCCGGTCAAGGAGACGGTCTGCTCCTGCACGACGCTGTCCCGCGACGAGCTGGTGGAAGCGATCCGGGAGAAGAGGCTGACCCACATGCGCGAGGTGATGAACGTGCTGGGCTGGAGCACGGAGGAGGGGTGCTCCAAGTGCCGTCCGGCGCTCAATTATTACCTGGCCATGGTGTGGCCGGACGAATATGAGGATGCGAAGGCTTCGCGCTTCGTGAATGAGCGGATGCACGCCAACATCCAGCACAACGGCACTTATTCGGTCGTTCCCCGCATGTACGGGGGCGTCACCTCGCCAAGCGAGCTGAGACGGATTGCCGATGCGGCCGAGAAGTACGGGGTGAAGATGGTCAAGGTAACCGGCGGTCAGCGGCTCGACCTGCTCGGGGTGAAGAAGGAAGACCTGCCGAGCATATGGGCCGACCTCGACATGCCGTCGGGCTGGGCTTACGGGAAGGCGCTCCGGACGGTCAAAACATGCGTAGGCGCCGACTTCTGCCGCTTCGGCACCCAGAACTCCATCCAGATGGGCATTGATATCGAGAAGAAGTACGAGAGGCTGAATACGCCGGCCAAGGTGAAGATGGCGGTTTCCGGCTGTCCCCGCAACTGTGCGGAGTCGGGCATTAAAGATCTCGGCGTCGTGGCGGTCGATGGCGGCTGGGAGCTGTATGCGGGCGGCAACGGAGGCGTCAAGCTGAGAGGGGGCGACCTGCTCTGCAAGGTGAAGACGTCGGAGGAGGTCATGGACATCACGGGGGCCTATCTTCAGTTTTATCGGGAGACGGGGAATTACGGCGAGCGGACTTCGGAATGGGTCGTCCGGATCGGCCTCGATACCATCCGGGAGGCGGTCGTCGAAAATACGGCCAACCGCCAAGCCCTGCTGACCCGGGTCGAGAAGGTGCTCGAGAAGCTGACGGACCCTTGGAAGGATGTCATCAACAACCGCCCCAAGTATGCGGATTTGTACGACGGAATCTCGGTAGCGTCAGAATAACCCTAATGGCAAAAACGAACAAAAAAACGGCCTGGCTCAGGCAGAGGAAGCGGGGAAAGCAGATGAACCGATATCCGGTGGGAAGCATAGAGGAGATCCCGTTCATGCGGGGAAGGGTGGTGTCCCTCGGCAAACAGGAAATCGCCGTATTCCGGCTGTCGAACGGGGAAGTGAAGGCGGTGGAGAACCGCTGCCCCCACAAGGGAGGGCCTCTCTCGGAAGGAATCGTGTCCGGCGGGAATGTGTACTGCCCGCTTCATGACTGGAAGGTATGCCTCCGCAGCGGGGACGTGCAGGAGCCGGACCGCGGCTGTGTCAAAACCTATCAGGTGGAAGTGATCGGCAGCGAGATTTTCCTTTATACGGAATCCCCGGTGACGAGCCCCTGACCGGCTGCGAAGGGAACCCGGCTTCGGTTGATTGGCTTTTTCCTCCCAAGGGTAAAGGATAAAGAGACAGCGTAGAAACGAGACAGGGAGGAAATGCTCATGAACCGGACGACAGCGGGGGTTTATCTAGAGGAAGAAGCGGCGGTCAATGCCATTGAAGAATTGAAAAAAGCAGGCTACGGGGAAGAAGACATCACCGTCGTAACGAAGGACAAGAGGGCCTTGGAGGAGCTGGAGGAAACGACCGGAGCCCAGACGCCGGACGGCTTGTCCGGAGGCTCGGTGACCGGCGGGGTCATAGGCGGTGCCGCCGGGCTGTTCGTCAGCCTGAGCTCGCTTGCCGTTCCCGGCGTCGGTCCGCTGCTTGTGGCCGGGGCGCTGGCCGCTACCGCGGCGGGAGCCGCCATCGGAGCAAGCGCCGGAGGCTATACCGGCACCTTGACCGAGCTTGGGCTTAATGAGGATGAGGCCAAACGCTATGACGATGATCTGCGTGACGGCAAAGTGCTCGTTCTGGTCCATGCCGAAGAGGGGGAAGAGAGCGAGGCGGCCCGGATTCTGCATCGGTAAGGGGCAAGCAATAAGCAAAGGGTAAGAAGGATCCGCTGGAGGCGGAGCGCTTCTTACCCTTTTCGTTTGGTCAGCGTAACTTTGGGGCCGGCGGGCGGAGAGGGAGAGGCCGGGGCTTTGGCGTCGGGGTCTGACGAGGCTTTCTCGCCGTAGACCGTCCCGATGTTGAGCCGTCCGGTCAACTCGCGGATGCCGAGCTGGCCCAGGTTGCTGCTCATGTCCCACTTGCCGACCATCACCTTCTCCACGTTCATATGCTCGATGATGATCGTGGTAGAGCCTTCGGGCTTCGGCTCGTCAGCCGGCTCCTTCTTCTTATCGGGGTCCGGGACAGGAGGGACAGCAAGCTGCTTCAGTTCCTCCATCTGTTTCTCGAGCTCCTTCAGCCGGCCGATTTCCTTCTCCAGCTTGGACATTCTCGCTTGGAGTGAGGCGGACGCGCCGCCGCGGATGAAGAAATGGATCCAACCTTTAACCCCCATCGGCCTGCCCCCGTTTGCTTGCGGCGCCGTTCACCGGATTAGCCCGCCCCCCTCCTGGTCGGAAGGCGGCCGGCTTATCCTAAATGTATGACAGCGGGCCGGTCAGCATTCCGCCCCGGTCATTTCGTTCGTGAAGAGACGCTTGTATTCCGGGGGATGGAGCTTCTCCGCCCCTTCGGGGGCATAGTGGAACTGCAGCGCCCTGCGGCGCCGGGCCGAGAAGTTATGGGCGGTGCCGTGAGTCAGGAGGCCGTGAAAGAACAGAGCTCCGCCCGGTTTAAGCGGGACGGCCAGGTTGCGCTCCACGGGGACGTTCGCATCGCAAATCTGCCAGTCGCGGACGGCGTAGTGGGGCACGCCCCCGTCCATATGGGAGCGGGGAATGACCTGCATGCAGCCGTTGTCCTCATCGGCTTCATCCAGAGCAAGCCACACGCCGATCACCGGCTTGTCAAAGGCGAGCGGACCATAGGCCATGTCCTGGTGCCAGGGCTTTTCTCCCCCTCCGAAAGGCGGCTTCAGCAGGGCCATGTCCTGGACGAGCTTCGGCTTTGCTCCGAGCAGCTTCTCGACCGCCTCGAGCAGCATCGGCTTGCAGGCGATGGCCCGAAGGCGCTCTTCCTCCTCGACAAAATCGTACACCTTGCGGACCGCAAGCTCCCGTTCCCCGCGGCTGCTCAGCTCACTTTTCGGCTTCGTAAACTGGACCTTAACCTTCGTCTCGTCGCTGTCGATATGCTCCGCCAAGGCCTGCACCGCATTTCGGATTTCCTCTGTTGTAAGAAAGCCCTGCACGCCCAGAAAGCCCTGCTCCCGATAGAACCGTTTCTCTTCTTCCCCGATCTCCGTGCCCTCCGCCAAAGCGCGGTAAAGGCCCGTCCGGGGGTACAGCTTCCGGTTAATTTCCTCGGGGGTTCTCGGATTGACGCTCATGTCCCTTCCTCCCTTGCCAGATCTGGTTTTGATGCCTTTAGCGTAGCATGGGGGACCCCGCCAAGCCATGGAGGAGGCGCTCGTAAATTTGTAGGTTAATGCTTAGGCCGGGCAAGCGCCTGCGCCTCCCTGTGCTACAATGAGGGGGAGAAGGGTGCGATGGATGCAAAAGGGGTGGAGGAGACGATGGAGAAGCTGTACCCGGTCGGCCGGCTGACCTTCCGGGCCGCGGCCGGCAGCGGCAAAGCCCGCTGCGAGCCCGGCTGGAGCTGGCGGCCCCCGCCGCTTCCGGATTACGACCTCTGGTATGTAATGGAGGGAAGCGGCTTTGTAACCATTAACGGAGAGCGGCACGAGGCCCGGCGGGGCGAATGCTTCCTGCTTCGTCCGGGCGACCGGGTGGAGGCGGAGCAGGAGCCGGAAGACCGGCTGCTTGTCCTTTTTCTGCATTTTACGGCCTTGGTACCGGAAGAAGAGTCGCCCGAGGCGCAGTGGCTGCCCGACAGGAGGACGACCGTCGAGGACCCGTACTCCTTTGAGCATGATTTCCATCGCCTGCTGGAATGCAGGGAGAGCCAGGAAGCGGGATGGGAGGAGGAGTTCGGCCTCCTCCTGAAGCTTCTATGGCTGCAGCTGCTCCGCGTCCGTGCCCGCAAGGAAGGGAAGCCGGCCTTCTCGTACAAGCAGCGGCAGGACGTCCGCCGCGTGATCACTTACCTCCGCGAGCACTTGGGAGAGCCCGTAGACTATCGTGAGCTCGCGCGGCTGGCCGGTCTTTCCCCGCGCTACTTGAGCGGGCTGTTCAAGGCCCAGACAGGCTATTCCTTGAAGGAGTATATCACCCGGCTGCGGATGGACCGGGCCAAGGTTCTGCTCACGGAAACCGCTATGAATGTCACGCAGGCCGCCGAAGCCGTCGGCTATTCGGACTTGTATTTCTTCAGCAAGCTGTTCAAAAGCCTGTACGGCGTCCCGCCCTCCTATTACC contains:
- a CDS encoding anthranilate phosphoribosyltransferase, producing the protein MMDLIKEVGRGRKGARDLTPEEARRAAELILSREASAVQIGAFLMAERIKTESAEELTAFVEACRARSRRWPMAGGIDCAGPYDGRRTSFAATVPAAFVLASCGLPVTLHGSAALPPKWGITLPDNFAALGADLTGAAGDRLAMAAESTGFLFAPTEKWCPALAGLRRMREDIGVRTIFNTAEKLLRFSDAPYMAMGVFHGTMFEKMAGILLGLGVRNAIIVQGVEGSEDLSVEKRTRTVMVRGGQHHEMLILDPAVFGLEAAAPEWEWTAERQADTARRVLEGGGEPAFRNMVILNSAVRLWVAERVPSIEEGVALARRTLDGGAALRRFQDWLSSVKPETGSFFKEGIERKRA
- a CDS encoding ANTAR domain-containing response regulator, which produces MTLTMLLIDEIHSADSAVLRQEPAKRPHSMLASCGYEVRRVPDLSSLPEEGKADAVVLRSTPERLVEAGEELRRQSSLPLLWWYDGGALPEVPYDQGAEWDGMLSASMTADEVRWSVGISLLSFRRKERLRMENDQLTERLNDRRWIEQAKEILCEIKKIPEAEAYEFLRKQAMNERKKLVDVAKSIVKVYQLLRQMDKGGARS
- a CDS encoding nitrate/nitrite transporter, producing the protein MDAKAFRKAGHWPSLVSAFLYFDVSFMIWVMLGALSLFVTKDFGLTASQKALMVAIPTLGGSIFRIPMGVLADRIGSRRTGMIGMGLTVLPLLWGWLGGTTLNQVHAFGFLLGIAGASFAVSLSLASRWYPPEYQGLAMGIAGAGNSGTALATFFGPKLAEAYGWHSVFGMALIPLLLVFGVYALMAKDSPNQPPAKKLKDYLNMFRFADTWWFCFFYSITFGGFVGFSTYLSIFFFDQYGEAVVAGGLTKVQVGYIVTAVVIAGSFFRPLGGYLADRVGGMKLLVVLFGLISVQLLLLSTLPSRYLALLLFIGMMMCLGMGNGSIFQIVPQRFPKEIGVVTGVVGAAGGLGGFVLPFALGSLKETTGSFSTGFLLAGCFVFAASLLFYLRSLNWKKTWAAAGSGVNY
- a CDS encoding molybdopterin oxidoreductase family protein; translation: MEAAGSLTSHCCFCSMQCGMTLVRSDPKAEINGPAGYTVKPSPDFPVATGRLCQKGLNALDHARHPSRILHPFRRTEGSAGDPAAAQGPKEWERASWEEALTDIAGRIRAIQGRAGKDAVAVYGGGSLTNEVCYLMGKFTRVALQSRYIDYNGRYCMSSAAAASNRAFGLDRGMTFPLSEIPKAKYIIIAGANVAECQPTLVPYLMEAKKNGAILVTTDPRNTMTSKMADLHVRLQPGFDSVFVNGLLNVLIREKLYDARFVAERTTGLGEVEEAVRPFTPERVEELTGVLEAVTRTIARGFAKAETGIVLTARGLEQQVNGVENTLNYINLCLLTGKIGRAGCGYGAVTGQANGQGGREHGQKADQLPGYRSIEDPAARRHVAGVWGIEPDELPGKGVSAYEMIQKIDEGEIRALIVLGSNPVVSSPNSRFVERALAKLELLVVVDLFETETASRAHWLLPGSSFLEGEGTLTNLEGRVFHRPRAFSPPGESLPDYEILCRLAEKLGRGEYFRYPSIEAVFAELCRASAGGPADYSGLTYDRLIRAKGVHWPCPAPEHPGTPMLFTGRFAHADGRARLFGITPKLPAEPADAEYPYVLTTGRLPNHYLSGVQTRRTEALLKKAPVPVAEVHPRLAAAVGLGVGSRIRLTSRRDSLVFEVKVTEGIHPRTIFVPFHWGGELCINRLTNDKLDPVSSMPEFKICAVKAEKA
- the nirB gene encoding nitrite reductase large subunit NirB translates to MDRKKLVLIGNGMAGMNTVETILKLSDRKFDITVFGSEPHPNYNRILLSSVLAGSARVEDIVINPLEWYAENGIRLHTGETVTAVDPASRTLRTDKGRTEAYDELILATGSLPFMLPLPGADKEGVIAFRDIKDCETMIETAKHHRKAAVIGGGLLGLEAARGLLNLGMEVSVIHICDYLMERQLDAPASKMLRAELERQGMSFLLSKQTKAILGDARVTGVEFADGTSVDADLVVMAVGIRPNVSLAKESGIGVNRGIVVNDYMQTDQPHIYAVGECAEHNGMVYGLVAPLYEQGAVLAKTLCGTETPPYRGSVLSTKLKVSGVDVFSAGEFVDGEDTQAVCVHDEWNGVYKKVLLRNRRIIGGVLFGDTSEGSTLFRLIRTGAEMTPELHASLVGGPSAKSGAPVNAAAAMAPDELICGCNGVTKETIVRAIREQGLTSVDAVKGCTGASRSCGGCKPLVGQLLEHVLGDGFETPVKETVCSCTTLSRDELVEAIREKRLTHMREVMNVLGWSTEEGCSKCRPALNYYLAMVWPDEYEDAKASRFVNERMHANIQHNGTYSVVPRMYGGVTSPSELRRIADAAEKYGVKMVKVTGGQRLDLLGVKKEDLPSIWADLDMPSGWAYGKALRTVKTCVGADFCRFGTQNSIQMGIDIEKKYERLNTPAKVKMAVSGCPRNCAESGIKDLGVVAVDGGWELYAGGNGGVKLRGGDLLCKVKTSEEVMDITGAYLQFYRETGNYGERTSEWVVRIGLDTIREAVVENTANRQALLTRVEKVLEKLTDPWKDVINNRPKYADLYDGISVASE
- the nirD gene encoding nitrite reductase small subunit NirD, with protein sequence MNRYPVGSIEEIPFMRGRVVSLGKQEIAVFRLSNGEVKAVENRCPHKGGPLSEGIVSGGNVYCPLHDWKVCLRSGDVQEPDRGCVKTYQVEVIGSEIFLYTESPVTSP
- a CDS encoding general stress protein, yielding MNRTTAGVYLEEEAAVNAIEELKKAGYGEEDITVVTKDKRALEELEETTGAQTPDGLSGGSVTGGVIGGAAGLFVSLSSLAVPGVGPLLVAGALAATAAGAAIGASAGGYTGTLTELGLNEDEAKRYDDDLRDGKVLVLVHAEEGEESEAARILHR
- a CDS encoding phytanoyl-CoA dioxygenase family protein, whose translation is MSVNPRTPEEINRKLYPRTGLYRALAEGTEIGEEEKRFYREQGFLGVQGFLTTEEIRNAVQALAEHIDSDETKVKVQFTKPKSELSSRGERELAVRKVYDFVEEEERLRAIACKPMLLEAVEKLLGAKPKLVQDMALLKPPFGGGEKPWHQDMAYGPLAFDKPVIGVWLALDEADEDNGCMQVIPRSHMDGGVPHYAVRDWQICDANVPVERNLAVPLKPGGALFFHGLLTHGTAHNFSARRRRALQFHYAPEGAEKLHPPEYKRLFTNEMTGAEC
- a CDS encoding AraC family transcriptional regulator, giving the protein MDAKGVEETMEKLYPVGRLTFRAAAGSGKARCEPGWSWRPPPLPDYDLWYVMEGSGFVTINGERHEARRGECFLLRPGDRVEAEQEPEDRLLVLFLHFTALVPEEESPEAQWLPDRRTTVEDPYSFEHDFHRLLECRESQEAGWEEEFGLLLKLLWLQLLRVRARKEGKPAFSYKQRQDVRRVITYLREHLGEPVDYRELARLAGLSPRYLSGLFKAQTGYSLKEYITRLRMDRAKVLLTETAMNVTQAAEAVGYSDLYFFSKLFKSLYGVPPSYYRRSVRQAAKHR